In the Aliarcobacter cryaerophilus genome, one interval contains:
- a CDS encoding ion transporter has translation MYSKIKNIVDSPFFSKVIIYLIVLNGITMGLETSKTFMQSYGAFTTLFNQIVITIFTIEIALRIYVHRVSFFKDPWSLFDFFVVAISLVPTSSGFEILRVLRVLRLFRLITAVPQMRKIVSALISVIPGMLSVIALMTLFFYIFAIMSTQLFGEKFPLWFGTLGESFYTLFQIMTLESWSMGIVRPVMDVYPYAWIFFVPFIFIVTFVMINLVVAIIVDAMAILNKEEEQNIIDEIQYQDNNLNKEIKELKNEISELKHLLKNHLEK, from the coding sequence ATGTATTCTAAAATTAAAAATATCGTAGATAGTCCATTTTTCTCAAAAGTTATTATCTATTTGATAGTTTTAAATGGTATTACAATGGGCTTAGAGACTTCAAAAACTTTTATGCAAAGTTATGGAGCTTTTACAACTTTATTTAATCAAATTGTAATTACGATTTTTACAATTGAGATTGCTTTGAGAATTTATGTTCACAGAGTATCTTTTTTCAAAGATCCTTGGAGTCTATTTGATTTTTTTGTTGTAGCAATATCTTTAGTTCCAACAAGCTCAGGATTTGAAATATTAAGGGTTTTAAGAGTTTTAAGGCTATTTAGACTTATCACTGCTGTTCCTCAGATGAGAAAAATAGTTTCAGCACTAATTAGTGTAATTCCAGGAATGCTATCCGTAATTGCTTTAATGACGCTATTTTTTTATATTTTTGCAATTATGTCAACACAACTTTTTGGAGAGAAATTTCCTCTATGGTTTGGAACATTAGGTGAGTCATTTTACACTCTATTTCAGATTATGACTTTGGAATCTTGGTCTATGGGAATTGTAAGACCTGTAATGGATGTTTATCCTTATGCTTGGATTTTCTTTGTTCCTTTTATATTTATTGTAACTTTTGTAATGATAAATTTAGTTGTAGCAATAATTGTTGATGCTATGGCTATTTTAAACAAAGAAGAAGAGCAAAATATAATAGATGAGATACAATATCAAGATAATAACTTAAATAAAGAGATTAAAGAGTTAAAAAATGAGATTAGTGAGTTAAAACATTTACTAAAAAATCATCTAGAAAAATAA
- a CDS encoding type II toxin-antitoxin system PemK/MazF family toxin, producing MEIKTFDIVLCEFYFSNLNESKKRPVLVFKDNLPFNDFIAIPISSKIGNMTNDEILIELKNFANILSIEF from the coding sequence ATGGAAATAAAAACTTTTGATATTGTACTTTGTGAGTTCTATTTTAGCAATTTAAATGAATCAAAAAAAAGACCAGTACTTGTATTTAAAGACAATTTACCTTTTAATGATTTTATTGCAATTCCAATTAGTAGTAAAATAGGAAATATGACAAATGATGAGATATTAATAGAGTTAAAAAATTTTGCAAATATTTTGAGTATTGAATTTTAA
- a CDS encoding manganese efflux pump MntP family protein has protein sequence MLEVLILAFALSMDAFAVSIGLGIKNKQDIKIMALKAGLFFGIFQALMPFLGFLGGIGLREYIQGYDKIVAFVLLLLIGGKMLYEAFTENIEEEIAQVTNKLLLTLAIATSLDAMAAGYSLHLFSVNVYLSIFIIGIITFIISYVGVYVGKSGGEKYESKAEILGGVVLILIGFKILLF, from the coding sequence ATGTTAGAAGTTTTGATATTGGCATTTGCTTTAAGTATGGATGCATTTGCAGTTTCAATAGGTCTTGGAATAAAAAATAAACAAGATATAAAAATAATGGCTCTAAAAGCTGGGTTATTTTTTGGTATTTTTCAAGCTTTAATGCCATTTTTAGGTTTTTTAGGTGGAATTGGTTTAAGAGAGTATATTCAAGGATATGACAAAATTGTTGCTTTCGTTCTACTTTTACTTATTGGTGGAAAGATGTTATATGAAGCATTTACTGAAAATATAGAAGAGGAGATAGCACAAGTAACAAATAAATTATTATTAACTTTAGCAATTGCAACAAGCCTTGATGCTATGGCTGCTGGTTATAGTTTACATCTATTTTCTGTAAATGTTTATTTATCAATTTTTATTATAGGAATTATCACGTTTATTATTAGTTATGTTGGTGTTTATGTAGGCAAAAGTGGTGGAGAAAAATATGAGAGTAAGGCTGAAATTTTAGGTGGAGTTGTTTTAATACTTATTGGATTTAAAATTTTACTTTTTTAA
- the trpS gene encoding tryptophan--tRNA ligase, producing MRILSGIQPSGTIHIGNYFGMIKKMIESQNDGELFAFIASYHALTSVKDKEFLEKNSYEAAINFLALGMDIEKSTFWIQHDVKEVLELYWILSNHTSMGLLERAHSYKDKTSRGISASHGLFSYPVLMAADILLFDSNIVPVGKDQIQHVEMTRDIAISFNHAYKKDIFVLPTAKVDENVATVLGTDGAKMSKSYNNTIDMFTTSKERKKQVMKIVTDSKELDEPKEWENCNIYNISKLFMSTDELKNLQKRYETPGEGYGHFKLTLLEKIEEYFKPYEEKRVKLLENPKQVREMLEFGASKARKIASEKIREIRDIVGLI from the coding sequence TTGAGAATTTTATCAGGTATTCAACCCTCAGGAACAATTCACATAGGAAACTACTTTGGTATGATAAAAAAGATGATAGAGTCACAAAATGATGGTGAACTATTTGCTTTTATTGCTTCATATCATGCATTAACTAGTGTAAAAGATAAAGAGTTTTTAGAGAAAAACTCTTATGAAGCGGCTATAAATTTTTTAGCTCTTGGAATGGATATTGAGAAATCAACTTTTTGGATACAACACGATGTTAAAGAGGTTTTGGAATTATATTGGATATTATCAAACCACACTTCTATGGGACTTTTAGAGAGAGCTCACTCATATAAAGATAAAACTTCAAGAGGAATTAGTGCAAGTCATGGGCTTTTTTCATATCCAGTTTTGATGGCTGCTGATATTTTGCTATTTGATTCAAATATTGTTCCAGTAGGAAAAGATCAAATACAACATGTTGAGATGACAAGAGATATTGCAATATCGTTTAATCATGCATATAAAAAAGATATTTTTGTTTTACCAACTGCAAAAGTAGATGAAAATGTTGCAACAGTTTTAGGAACAGATGGGGCTAAAATGAGTAAATCATATAACAACACAATTGATATGTTTACAACTTCTAAAGAGAGAAAAAAACAGGTTATGAAAATAGTAACTGATTCAAAAGAGCTTGATGAGCCAAAAGAGTGGGAAAACTGCAATATTTATAATATTTCAAAACTTTTTATGTCTACAGATGAATTAAAAAATTTACAAAAAAGATATGAAACACCAGGTGAAGGATATGGTCACTTTAAACTAACACTTCTTGAAAAAATAGAAGAGTATTTTAAACCTTATGAAGAAAAAAGAGTAAAACTTTTAGAAAATCCAAAGCAAGTAAGGGAAATGCTTGAATTTGGAGCTAGTAAAGCAAGAAAAATTGCAAGTGAAAAAATAAGAGAAATTAGAGATATAGTAGGCTTAATTTAA
- a CDS encoding aldehyde dehydrogenase family protein, which translates to MIYERPKYKNQYENFIGGEWIAPSSGEYIENISPVDGKLLTKIPRSNEKDVDLAVEAAKKGFEEFKHTSVTQRSALLNKIADIVEQNLETLAVAETLDNGKAVRETLNADLPLFIDHFRYFASVIRAESGTISDLDENTISQEIYEPYGVVAQIIPWNFPLLMAAWKLAPAIAAGNCVVLKPASSTPLSILLFLDLIKDVLPKGVINVVNGAGGKIGKHLVTHRDVKKVAFTGETSTGQEIMRYATENIIPSTLELGGKSPNVFFKSIMDADDEFFDKAIEGLVLFAFNSGEVCTCPSRALIEESIYEPFMKRVIERVKAIKLGNPLDTENTMGAQNSFNQKEKIAKYLKIAKEDGAECLVGGDIYHSSVNPDGFYIEPTIYKGHNKMRIFQEEIFGPVLSVTTFKDEKEAIEIANDTIYGLGSGVWSRDAHQIHRVSRAIQAGRIWVNCYHVYPAHASFGGYKKSGIGRETHMMMLNNYRHTKNILTSFNTKALGFF; encoded by the coding sequence ATGATTTACGAAAGACCAAAGTATAAAAATCAGTATGAGAATTTTATAGGTGGAGAGTGGATTGCTCCAAGTAGCGGGGAGTATATTGAAAATATCTCTCCAGTTGATGGAAAATTACTTACAAAAATTCCAAGATCAAATGAAAAAGATGTTGATTTAGCAGTTGAGGCTGCAAAAAAAGGTTTTGAAGAGTTTAAGCATACATCGGTTACTCAAAGAAGTGCTTTATTAAACAAAATTGCAGATATTGTAGAGCAAAATTTAGAGACTTTGGCTGTTGCTGAAACACTTGATAATGGAAAAGCTGTAAGAGAGACTTTAAATGCAGATTTACCTCTTTTTATTGACCATTTTAGGTATTTTGCATCTGTTATAAGAGCTGAATCTGGGACAATTTCTGATTTGGATGAGAATACTATATCTCAAGAGATTTATGAACCTTATGGTGTTGTTGCTCAAATTATTCCTTGGAATTTCCCACTTCTAATGGCAGCTTGGAAACTAGCACCTGCAATTGCTGCTGGAAATTGTGTTGTTTTAAAACCAGCTAGTTCAACTCCACTTTCAATACTTCTATTTTTGGATTTAATCAAAGATGTTTTACCAAAAGGTGTTATAAATGTTGTAAATGGAGCAGGTGGAAAAATAGGTAAACATCTTGTAACTCATAGAGATGTTAAAAAAGTTGCATTTACAGGAGAGACAAGTACAGGTCAAGAAATTATGAGATATGCAACTGAAAATATAATTCCATCAACTCTAGAACTTGGTGGAAAATCTCCAAATGTATTCTTTAAATCTATAATGGATGCTGATGATGAGTTCTTTGATAAGGCAATTGAAGGGCTTGTACTATTTGCATTTAATAGTGGAGAGGTTTGTACTTGTCCATCAAGAGCTTTAATTGAAGAGTCAATTTATGAACCATTTATGAAAAGAGTTATAGAAAGGGTAAAAGCTATAAAACTTGGAAATCCTCTTGATACAGAAAATACAATGGGAGCTCAAAACTCTTTTAACCAAAAAGAGAAAATTGCAAAATATCTAAAAATTGCAAAAGAGGATGGGGCTGAGTGTTTAGTTGGTGGAGATATTTATCACTCTTCTGTAAATCCAGATGGATTTTATATAGAGCCAACGATTTATAAAGGTCACAATAAAATGAGAATTTTCCAAGAGGAGATTTTTGGACCTGTTTTATCTGTAACTACATTTAAAGATGAGAAAGAGGCTATTGAAATTGCAAATGATACTATTTATGGATTGGGTTCTGGAGTTTGGTCAAGAGATGCACACCAAATTCATAGAGTATCAAGAGCTATTCAAGCTGGAAGAATTTGGGTAAATTGTTATCATGTTTATCCAGCTCATGCCTCTTTTGGTGGATATAAAAAATCTGGAATTGGAAGAGAGACTCATATGATGATGTTAAATAACTATAGACATACAAAAAATATTTTAACTTCATTTAATACAAAAGCTTTAGGATTTTTTTAA
- a CDS encoding AI-2E family transporter — protein sequence MDAINLKNYFFYFASFVIIIAGVKMASEVVVILFLAIFISSIFSSVLNLLKNRKIPKIISYLLLALIVLIVGFMFVYVINISLKDFLTNLPLYEEKLRNLVLNSIHLIQSYGFQIEIDRAKIMEILNFGSFFTLTKNIIGSIGAFLSQFLLVIIGVAFILAESKSFQTKLKVIFRNNTKSLEHFNLFSYNIQKYFVVKSFTSFLTGFIVTLMLMLFGVDYPVLWGVIAMLFNFVPVIGSIVASIPAILLALMNLDITSTIWVIVLYMVINISISNILEPKLMGKELGLSPLVIFFSLIFWGYILGIVGMFLAVPITMTLKIAFDSNSNSRWLGILMSDLSRKKLKKRA from the coding sequence ATGGATGCAATAAATTTAAAAAACTATTTTTTCTATTTTGCTAGTTTTGTAATAATTATTGCGGGAGTTAAAATGGCAAGTGAAGTAGTAGTTATACTATTTTTAGCTATTTTTATATCTTCTATATTCTCATCTGTTTTAAATTTACTAAAAAATAGAAAAATTCCAAAAATAATCTCATATTTACTTTTAGCTTTAATTGTTTTAATAGTTGGATTTATGTTTGTTTATGTAATAAATATCTCTTTAAAAGATTTTTTAACAAATCTCCCACTATATGAAGAGAAGTTAAGAAATTTGGTTTTAAACTCTATACATCTTATTCAAAGTTATGGATTTCAAATAGAGATTGATAGAGCAAAAATAATGGAAATTCTAAATTTTGGCTCTTTTTTTACTCTTACAAAAAATATTATAGGAAGTATTGGAGCTTTTTTATCTCAATTTTTATTGGTAATTATTGGAGTTGCATTTATTCTAGCAGAGTCAAAATCTTTTCAAACAAAACTAAAAGTAATATTTAGAAACAACACAAAAAGTCTTGAACACTTTAATCTCTTCTCATATAACATTCAAAAATATTTTGTAGTTAAATCTTTTACAAGTTTTCTTACAGGATTTATAGTTACTTTGATGTTAATGCTTTTTGGAGTTGATTATCCAGTTTTATGGGGAGTTATAGCAATGTTATTTAACTTTGTTCCAGTTATTGGTTCAATAGTAGCTTCAATTCCCGCAATACTTTTAGCTTTGATGAATCTTGATATTACATCAACTATATGGGTAATTGTACTTTATATGGTAATTAATATATCTATTAGTAATATACTAGAGCCAAAACTGATGGGAAAAGAGCTTGGATTATCACCTTTGGTAATATTTTTCTCTTTAATTTTTTGGGGTTATATTTTGGGAATCGTTGGAATGTTTTTGGCAGTTCCAATTACTATGACTCTAAAAATAGCTTTTGATTCAAACTCAAATAGCCGTTGGCTTGGTATTTTAATGTCTGATTTATCAAGAAAAAAGCTAAAAAAAAGAGCCTAA
- a CDS encoding type III pantothenate kinase, whose protein sequence is MILCDIGNTSTKFFIDKNIKNYYKNDKIPKFKDDIFYISVNEKATKKLLKKNPHAKNLANFIDFKTSYIGLGVDRAVACYFEENAVIIDAGSAITVDIIEDKKHIGGFIFLGLNSFFKAYKNISKKLEISKSDFEKNINLDKIPLQTKDAVFFALLKSIILPIKEICKNKNIIFTGGDGEFLSQFFENSIYKKDLIFENMKRIIDANNSPS, encoded by the coding sequence TTGATTTTATGTGATATTGGAAATACAAGTACAAAATTTTTTATAGATAAAAATATAAAAAATTACTACAAAAATGATAAAATCCCAAAGTTTAAAGATGATATTTTTTACATAAGTGTAAATGAAAAAGCTACAAAAAAACTTCTTAAAAAAAATCCTCATGCAAAAAATCTAGCTAATTTTATAGATTTCAAAACTTCTTATATAGGTTTAGGAGTAGATAGAGCTGTTGCTTGCTATTTTGAAGAAAATGCAGTTATTATTGATGCAGGAAGTGCAATAACTGTAGATATTATTGAAGATAAAAAACATATTGGTGGTTTTATATTTTTAGGATTAAATAGTTTTTTCAAAGCTTATAAAAATATCTCAAAAAAGCTAGAAATATCAAAAAGTGATTTTGAAAAAAATATTAATTTGGATAAAATACCGCTTCAAACAAAAGATGCTGTTTTTTTTGCTTTATTAAAATCTATCATTTTACCTATAAAAGAGATTTGTAAAAATAAAAATATAATATTTACAGGTGGAGATGGAGAGTTTTTGAGCCAATTTTTTGAAAATAGTATATATAAAAAAGATTTAATATTTGAAAATATGAAAAGGATAATAGATGCTAACAATAGCCCTTCCTAA
- a CDS encoding class I SAM-dependent DNA methyltransferase, giving the protein MGLDLYARIEPYLDFEEEIYSLHKEFLKFIMVNDLDNIIDIGCGQGYFLNNLAINKKKAFGIDLSVEQIKICEEKGLNAKAIALEDVKEKFDCATAIFDVLNYIPKIELENFILQVNKVLNPNAYFIFDVNTYFGFDEVAQGTINIDIEDKFIAIDAFFENDKLQTNITLFEKEKSGKYRKEQDKIVQEYHKKEYLEKILKKSGFEIAEIKEFFLHTDESADKLIFICKKYL; this is encoded by the coding sequence ATGGGACTTGATTTATATGCAAGAATAGAGCCATATTTGGATTTTGAAGAGGAGATTTACTCTCTTCATAAAGAGTTCTTGAAATTTATTATGGTAAATGATTTAGACAACATAATCGATATTGGTTGTGGACAAGGATATTTTTTAAATAACTTAGCGATAAACAAAAAAAAAGCTTTTGGAATTGATTTAAGTGTTGAGCAGATAAAGATTTGTGAAGAAAAAGGCTTAAATGCAAAAGCGATAGCTCTTGAAGATGTCAAAGAAAAATTTGATTGTGCAACTGCAATTTTTGATGTTTTAAACTATATTCCTAAAATTGAGCTAGAAAATTTTATTTTACAAGTTAATAAAGTTTTAAATCCAAATGCTTATTTTATATTTGATGTAAACACATATTTTGGTTTTGATGAAGTAGCTCAAGGAACTATAAATATTGATATTGAAGATAAATTTATAGCAATAGATGCTTTTTTTGAAAATGATAAACTTCAAACAAATATAACACTTTTTGAAAAAGAAAAAAGTGGAAAATATAGAAAAGAACAAGATAAAATAGTACAAGAGTACCATAAAAAAGAGTATTTAGAAAAAATTCTAAAAAAATCTGGTTTTGAGATTGCTGAGATAAAAGAGTTTTTTCTTCATACAGATGAAAGTGCAGATAAACTAATATTTATTTGTAAAAAATATTTATAA
- the hisG gene encoding ATP phosphoribosyltransferase has protein sequence MLTIALPKGRIADETLDRFEKAFGEKFVFEDRKLILEKSGFKFLNVRNQDVPTYVMHGAADLGVVGLDVLEEKEYDLIKLLDLKLGRCKVAFGLRAGEKLNFDKSKITIATKHEKIAKKYFEQKAMAVEIIKLYGSIELAPLVGLCDCIVDIVETGETMKQNGLEVGPTIMETTAHLIANKNSFYAKKDLIFDLKDKLEKFL, from the coding sequence ATGCTAACAATAGCCCTTCCTAAAGGAAGAATTGCAGATGAAACTCTTGATAGATTTGAGAAAGCTTTTGGAGAGAAGTTTGTTTTTGAAGATAGAAAACTAATCTTAGAAAAAAGTGGTTTTAAGTTTTTAAATGTAAGAAATCAAGATGTACCAACTTATGTTATGCATGGAGCTGCTGATTTAGGAGTTGTTGGACTTGATGTTTTAGAAGAAAAAGAGTACGATTTAATCAAGCTTTTGGACTTAAAACTTGGACGATGTAAAGTTGCTTTTGGTTTAAGAGCTGGAGAGAAACTAAATTTTGATAAAAGTAAAATAACAATAGCTACAAAACATGAAAAAATAGCAAAAAAATATTTTGAACAAAAAGCTATGGCAGTAGAGATAATAAAACTTTATGGTTCAATCGAGCTAGCTCCTTTGGTTGGGCTTTGTGATTGTATTGTTGATATTGTTGAAACTGGTGAAACTATGAAACAAAATGGTTTAGAAGTTGGACCAACAATAATGGAGACAACAGCTCACTTAATTGCAAATAAAAACTCATTTTATGCTAAAAAAGATTTAATCTTTGATTTAAAAGATAAACTAGAGAAATTTTTATAA